From Papaver somniferum cultivar HN1 unplaced genomic scaffold, ASM357369v1 unplaced-scaffold_29, whole genome shotgun sequence, a single genomic window includes:
- the LOC113341296 gene encoding nuclear mitotic apparatus protein 1-like isoform X1, whose protein sequence is MGETSKFMEWQLIKAREEAEIWRKTCRELEGHFFDLRQMENQEIELDKQLLSTIGMFNDLYFQFDKKKFQCFQVKKIFDDLVAKDGKFVYDASLRKRVQHLEEQANLWLNHELKMKYFVEEYKGKYETLLLKFKEKKIECELMKDECKGLKEKIKGLEKRNKKSGGTGGKEMMVRFGYLEDEYRKMEIEERGKCVQLSLEIEGLKCAKKRADEEIEDLKMQATAMLAMVNANVELGKELEDYKAKYHGLVGQLNERDVLEGELRETIKRLEEENKKMEMDQTVKCLELGKQIEDSKSAKKRTDDEFSVLERKCMELEVQATVSLNYRIELGKELKNQMLIVGRRDNELEGYKTRCGGMKKQISGLIDEGNDMFEREKMAQDRVAYLEEVVKEMENDKRESEKRALECSKRKEEEDEMESWKKKLMELVRRSSMEEENLPLEGSQNEVSCKKIDDKISVANMVHPVEPNSKPSSPQGNFEDVRVPDPHYNDNHQECSENDSDNKKNTSDSMAESVVAVEQQIALESEGNLGDSLVLVEQAAVNALPIDVIEIDSENEFIEIVDSEDEKEITTTHPCTVEGKELPLVSTDETFNASEKCVKRPLSLQRDEECEESSDKAIPTPWSQICSTSKRFRGSETAVSQTVRQKDD, encoded by the exons ATGGGTGAAACAAGTAAATTCATGGAATGGCAGCTGATAAAAGCAAGGGAAGAAGCAGAAATATGGAGGAAAACATGTAGAGAATTAGAAGGCCACTTTTTTGATCTAAGACAGATGGAAAACCAAGAGATTGAGTTAGATAAACAGCTTTTATCCACTATAGGTATGTTCAATGATTTATATTTCCAGTTTGATAAGAAGAAGTTTCAATGTTTTCAAGTGAAGAAAATTTTTGATGATTTAGTTGCTAAAGATGGTAAATTTGTATATGATGCTAGTTTGAGGAAAAGGGTTCAACATCTTGAAGAACAGGCTAATTTATGGTTGAATCATGAGCTGAAAATGAAGTATTTTGTTGAAGAGTATAAGGGTAAGTATGAAACATTGTTGTTGAAGTTTAAAGAGAAGAAGATTGAGTGTGAATTGATGAAAGATGAGTGTAAAGGGTTGAAAGAGAAGATTAAGGGTTTGGAAAAGAGAAACAAGAAGAGTGGGGGTACAGGGGGGAAGGAGATGATGGTGAGATTTGGGTATTTGGAAGATGAGTACAGGAAAATGGAGATTGAAGAAAGGGGGAAATGTGTGCAACTTAGTCTGGAAATTGAGGGTTTGAAGTGTGCTAAGAAGAGGGCTGATGAAGAAATTGAAGACTTAAAGATGCAAGCAACTGCAATGCTTGCAATGGTGAATGCTAATGTTGAATTGGGGAAAGAATTGGAAGATTATAAAGCTAAGTACCATGGTTTGGTTGGGCAGCTTAATGAGAGGGATGTGTTAGAGGGTGAATTGAGAGAGACGATTAAGAGGCTAGAGGAGGAGAATAAAAAGATGGAAATGGATCAAACAGTGAAGTGTCTTGAACTCGGCAAGCAGATTGAAGACTCCAAGTCTGCAAAAAAGAGAACAGATGATGAGTTTAGTGTTTTAGAGAGGAAGTGTATGGAATTGGAAGTTCAAGCAACTGTGTCGCTGAATTATAGGATTGAATTGGGGAAAGAATTGAAAAACCAAATGTTGATAGTGGGTCGTCGAGATAATGAGCTTGAGGGCTACAAAACTAGATGTGGTGGAATGAAAAAACAAATTTCGGGTCTGATAGATGAAGGAAATGATATGTTCGAAAGAGAGAAGATGGCGCAGGACAGGGTTGCTTACTTGGAGGAGGTAGTTAAGGAAATGGAAAATGATAAAAGAGAGTCTGAGAAGAGGGCTTTGGAATGTtcgaaaaggaaagaagaagaagatgagatggaGAGTTGGAAGAAGAAGTTAATGGAGTTGGTGAGACGGAGTTctatggaagaagaaaatttaccTTTAGAAGGGTCACAAAATGAAGTTTCTTGTAAGAAAATCGATGACAAGATTAGTGTTGCTAACATGGTTCACCCTGTTGAACCTAATAGCAAGCCTTCTTCACCTCAAGGGAATTTCGAAGATGTGCGCGTCCCAG ACCCACATTATAATGATAACCACCAGGAGTGTTCAGAAAATGATTCAGACAACAAGAAGAATACATCAGATTCAATGGCAGAATCTGTCGTTGCAGTTGAACAGCAAATAGCTTTAGAGTCAGAAGGGAACTTGGGAGATAGTTTGGTTTTGGTTGAACAAGCTGCTGTAAATGCTTTACCTATAGATGTTATTGAAATTGACAGTGAGAATGAATTTATTGAGATTGTTGATAGTGAGGATGAAAAGGAAATAACCACGACACATCCTTGTACTGTTGAAGGTAAAGAACTACCACTTGTGTCAACTGATGAAACTTTCAATGCATCTGAGAAGTGTGTAAAGAGGCCATTGTCACTTCAAAGAGATGAGGAATGtgaagaaagctctgacaaaGCCATACCAACCCCATGGTCCCAAATATGTTCAACTTCAAAAAGATTTAGGGGTTCTGAAACCGCAGTCAGCCAAACGGTCAGACAAAAAGATGATTAG
- the LOC113341296 gene encoding ELKS/Rab6-interacting/CAST family member 1-like isoform X2 produces the protein MKYFVEEYKGKYETLLLKFKEKKIECELMKDECKGLKEKIKGLEKRNKKSGGTGGKEMMVRFGYLEDEYRKMEIEERGKCVQLSLEIEGLKCAKKRADEEIEDLKMQATAMLAMVNANVELGKELEDYKAKYHGLVGQLNERDVLEGELRETIKRLEEENKKMEMDQTVKCLELGKQIEDSKSAKKRTDDEFSVLERKCMELEVQATVSLNYRIELGKELKNQMLIVGRRDNELEGYKTRCGGMKKQISGLIDEGNDMFEREKMAQDRVAYLEEVVKEMENDKRESEKRALECSKRKEEEDEMESWKKKLMELVRRSSMEEENLPLEGSQNEVSCKKIDDKISVANMVHPVEPNSKPSSPQGNFEDVRVPDPHYNDNHQECSENDSDNKKNTSDSMAESVVAVEQQIALESEGNLGDSLVLVEQAAVNALPIDVIEIDSENEFIEIVDSEDEKEITTTHPCTVEGKELPLVSTDETFNASEKCVKRPLSLQRDEECEESSDKAIPTPWSQICSTSKRFRGSETAVSQTVRQKDD, from the exons ATGAAGTATTTTGTTGAAGAGTATAAGGGTAAGTATGAAACATTGTTGTTGAAGTTTAAAGAGAAGAAGATTGAGTGTGAATTGATGAAAGATGAGTGTAAAGGGTTGAAAGAGAAGATTAAGGGTTTGGAAAAGAGAAACAAGAAGAGTGGGGGTACAGGGGGGAAGGAGATGATGGTGAGATTTGGGTATTTGGAAGATGAGTACAGGAAAATGGAGATTGAAGAAAGGGGGAAATGTGTGCAACTTAGTCTGGAAATTGAGGGTTTGAAGTGTGCTAAGAAGAGGGCTGATGAAGAAATTGAAGACTTAAAGATGCAAGCAACTGCAATGCTTGCAATGGTGAATGCTAATGTTGAATTGGGGAAAGAATTGGAAGATTATAAAGCTAAGTACCATGGTTTGGTTGGGCAGCTTAATGAGAGGGATGTGTTAGAGGGTGAATTGAGAGAGACGATTAAGAGGCTAGAGGAGGAGAATAAAAAGATGGAAATGGATCAAACAGTGAAGTGTCTTGAACTCGGCAAGCAGATTGAAGACTCCAAGTCTGCAAAAAAGAGAACAGATGATGAGTTTAGTGTTTTAGAGAGGAAGTGTATGGAATTGGAAGTTCAAGCAACTGTGTCGCTGAATTATAGGATTGAATTGGGGAAAGAATTGAAAAACCAAATGTTGATAGTGGGTCGTCGAGATAATGAGCTTGAGGGCTACAAAACTAGATGTGGTGGAATGAAAAAACAAATTTCGGGTCTGATAGATGAAGGAAATGATATGTTCGAAAGAGAGAAGATGGCGCAGGACAGGGTTGCTTACTTGGAGGAGGTAGTTAAGGAAATGGAAAATGATAAAAGAGAGTCTGAGAAGAGGGCTTTGGAATGTtcgaaaaggaaagaagaagaagatgagatggaGAGTTGGAAGAAGAAGTTAATGGAGTTGGTGAGACGGAGTTctatggaagaagaaaatttaccTTTAGAAGGGTCACAAAATGAAGTTTCTTGTAAGAAAATCGATGACAAGATTAGTGTTGCTAACATGGTTCACCCTGTTGAACCTAATAGCAAGCCTTCTTCACCTCAAGGGAATTTCGAAGATGTGCGCGTCCCAG ACCCACATTATAATGATAACCACCAGGAGTGTTCAGAAAATGATTCAGACAACAAGAAGAATACATCAGATTCAATGGCAGAATCTGTCGTTGCAGTTGAACAGCAAATAGCTTTAGAGTCAGAAGGGAACTTGGGAGATAGTTTGGTTTTGGTTGAACAAGCTGCTGTAAATGCTTTACCTATAGATGTTATTGAAATTGACAGTGAGAATGAATTTATTGAGATTGTTGATAGTGAGGATGAAAAGGAAATAACCACGACACATCCTTGTACTGTTGAAGGTAAAGAACTACCACTTGTGTCAACTGATGAAACTTTCAATGCATCTGAGAAGTGTGTAAAGAGGCCATTGTCACTTCAAAGAGATGAGGAATGtgaagaaagctctgacaaaGCCATACCAACCCCATGGTCCCAAATATGTTCAACTTCAAAAAGATTTAGGGGTTCTGAAACCGCAGTCAGCCAAACGGTCAGACAAAAAGATGATTAG